A genome region from Anaerolineae bacterium includes the following:
- a CDS encoding beta-galactosidase translates to MSLLDRYLQNILVMASCLLIILAAMLSACEPGGVTASVGSSLALPASSPTARPAEIEPTATETEAAAGTYRATLDLDKVMSSPDYGMQVFLYWQEEVADRDLRLVKEAGFRWVKQEIPWREVEGHAKGSWQWANPDRLMDQIDTYDLKVIVRLGSQPEWASAAPLPEVSPPDNMQDFYDYVYAVAGRYRGRVEAYQIWNEPNLAREWGGRPPNPAEYVALLKVGYRAVKAADPHAVVISAGLAPTTRNDHEAMPDVYFIQGMYDAGAASYFDALGVHAPGYKSSPEIDPAVVAATPELNNGDSAPEELRRVYCFRHVEDVRNLMIRNGDAAKKVVVLEFGWTIDPRPDSPYHWHAVTPEQQDKYLQRAYAYAEANWQPWIGTMSLIYIADPRWHWGYEQVYWSIVYPGHPELRTAPAYYGLLYMPKVPPVAETQN, encoded by the coding sequence TTGTCCCTTCTTGATCGCTACCTGCAAAATATTCTGGTTATGGCCAGTTGTCTCTTGATCATTCTGGCCGCTATGCTATCGGCCTGCGAGCCGGGCGGCGTGACAGCGTCGGTGGGGAGCAGTTTGGCGCTGCCTGCCTCATCGCCTACAGCCCGCCCGGCAGAAATTGAACCAACGGCAACGGAAACTGAAGCAGCCGCCGGAACGTACCGGGCTACCCTTGATCTGGACAAAGTGATGTCTTCGCCGGACTATGGCATGCAGGTTTTTTTATATTGGCAGGAAGAGGTGGCCGACCGCGACTTGCGCCTGGTTAAAGAGGCCGGCTTCCGGTGGGTCAAACAAGAAATTCCCTGGCGAGAAGTGGAAGGCCATGCCAAAGGTTCATGGCAGTGGGCAAACCCGGACCGGCTGATGGACCAGATTGATACTTACGATCTCAAGGTCATTGTGCGCCTCGGTTCTCAGCCGGAGTGGGCCTCCGCCGCTCCCCTGCCGGAGGTCAGCCCGCCGGATAACATGCAGGATTTTTACGATTACGTTTACGCGGTGGCCGGTCGCTACCGGGGGCGCGTGGAAGCCTATCAAATCTGGAACGAGCCAAACCTGGCCCGCGAATGGGGCGGACGCCCGCCCAACCCGGCCGAATACGTGGCATTGTTAAAAGTTGGTTACCGGGCCGTAAAAGCGGCCGATCCCCACGCGGTTGTTATCAGCGCGGGCCTGGCCCCCACCACCCGTAACGACCACGAAGCCATGCCCGACGTTTATTTTATACAAGGCATGTACGACGCCGGCGCGGCTTCTTATTTTGACGCCCTGGGCGTGCATGCGCCCGGCTACAAAAGTTCTCCCGAAATTGACCCGGCCGTTGTGGCCGCCACGCCTGAGCTGAACAACGGCGACAGCGCCCCCGAAGAACTGCGCCGGGTCTACTGTTTTCGGCACGTGGAAGATGTGCGCAACCTGATGATACGCAACGGCGACGCCGCCAAAAAAGTGGTGGTGCTTGAATTTGGCTGGACCATAGACCCCCGCCCGGATTCCCCTTATCACTGGCACGCCGTTACGCCGGAACAGCAAGACAAGTATTTACAACGGGCTTACGCCTACGCCGAGGCCAACTGGCAACCGTGGATAGGGACTATGAGCCTGATTTACATTGCAGACCCGCGGTGGCATTGGGGATACGAGCAAGTTTACTGGAGTATTGTTTATCCCGGCCATCCCGAGCTAAGAACCGCACCGGCCTACTACGGCCTGCTCTATATGCCCAAAGTCCCCCCCGTGGCCGAAACCCAAAATTGA